The Coffea arabica cultivar ET-39 chromosome 2c, Coffea Arabica ET-39 HiFi, whole genome shotgun sequence genome includes the window aaaaaaaatattactagcTTGACATTTGATCGTGATGGAGGTTAGGAACTAATAGTACTGTGATTTTGTTGACAAAATATAAGAATAATGAATAAGAAGGGAAATGGGAAAAAAAGATGTATAAAGCACATCTTTTGTTTAAGCATAGCAAAGTAACAAATAAAGGAGTTTTATTAGCAAGTTAAGGCTAGTATTGTTGTTTAAATTGGGCAAGGGAGGcaggtgtaatttttgaaatacCAATGGTGTtaagtgaaatttttagaaactTCAAGAGTGGTTTCTAAAATAATcccttgccaaaaaaaaaaaatacaacttGCATTTAGTTATTAGAAAATTTAGAACCCGAATTGGActacatttccttttttttttcttttttaatttttgtaattgaGAGATTTTGAACTCAAGATCTCCTGCTTACACTCTTTCTCACCTTACCACTCAATCCAACTCAGTACGTAAACTtttcttgctctgtttttgtcTGTTTCTTGAAATTAGTTTTATGATAACCGGTTAGTTTCTCCCATGTGAATGTTTTGTCAAGTTCATATCGTTGTATATTGTAATTTCTCTATTCACATAAAAAACGACATCATTTATCTTTTTGGCTCAAAAAACAAATGTAGTCTGACAATTTGGAATTTGGAATCCAAGTTTGGTATACATCTCAATCATAAACGACATCATCACTCTACTAGTTACAGTAAAGAAGTATTGCATCTATGACAATAAGCACGACAATATTTTTGACTGTTAGTATAATTTCCTTTAGTATAAACTACACCAACTTTTCCAAATCCAGTTCTTTATATCTGCAATTTGTTGTTTTCTAATTATTGATGTTTCCATTAATTGCGCTTTTTTTTGAGTGTTGAAGTTTCATTTGCCCTTGTTTGGCCAGTCACGACTGTATGTAAGACTTTTTAGCCTTTTTGTTGTTTAGCATTGAAGTCTTTTCCTAGACTTTTAGTCTCTTTcgtgtttttcattttctttttcgtgCTTATCTGCAATTTGATTTTTGCAATCGGTGTCACGAAGCTAATCTGCCAAGCTTTCTTTGAATGGCACCCAACAATTGTTTCCAAAGAaaagtcattttttttaataaaacatcataattttattaaaatttgcactaatgataaaaagttaaatCATCAAATAGAATACTAAAGAACAGATATGAAAAATGGATACTATAGATCTGAAGAATAGATAAAAATTGTGTTGTAAAGctccaaattttaaaaatgaaataaaataattgtaaCTCCATGAATATTTAGGTATGCTTCCAATCACCAGATCtatttattaaatatttcaaatccAAATATTATGGTGAAATTTGCCAAatagacccaaaaaaaatgcagatttgtatcaaaaccctaaaaaacttagatctaataaaagaaaaatacctaAAACTCTCACCAGGAGTCTCTAGGAGAGAAAAAACTTTCACTAGAAAAGTTTAGGAGAGAAGAAACTTTCATTAGGAAATTCTAATAGAGATTTTATTCatacaaatgaaaagaaattataGAGAGGGACTCTTCCATGAGAAAAGATCAGAAAAATCTGATCTCTCTCCCATGGGAGGCTTGAAGAGAACTTTGATTAGAGAGTTTTCTAGAGAGAAAGAAGAGAGAATCAGTTTTTCTATACAATTAGAATGTTAATTTAAAGTTTACAGACTTGAAGAAAAGTCATTAAAGTGTACTTTTTGACAATTTTGGTGATTTCATTAATTGGATTTGGAGGTCGCAACACCAAAATTAAGAAGCATGCACTTTATTGTCTTCGTGatttagaaaaaattttcattatttAAGAAGATATAGTTTCAAGAGCTATTTTGGTTCTCTAACGTAACATCATTTTATCATGTTTTAGCATCTAATGCAGTAACTCGAAAATTGATTTTTGGTTTAGCCAACATTTGTTATAACAGTAATTAGCATAGCACCTGCAAATTTTTCCTGAACAGAAATTGAAAATGTACCGTCTCAAAATTGTTTAATACTATCAGATAGTAGAATTTTACAGTTAATTAATGTGAAAAATATTCTTCAGGGAAAATGATTTTTAGGGGCCAACTTGGTAATTTGGAAACTaacaaatatttaaaaattttgttaacagataaggaaaaattgttcaaaatgtcCTCACATTTCGTTAGctaaattttttcgtcctttattttaaaaatagtaACTTTACGTTCCTTATAAAATTAAGTCGATAAAATTTGGTCATAACCTAAATTTTTAACCATTTTTTACCCTAAATCCATCATGTAACCCAAACATGATCATTTTCTTAGTGACAAAAAGGTTAGATTCTATTTGTAGTTAATAAAATAACTCCATCGATATTCATTTTTGCCTCTAAATAAGTAGGATTGGACTCAAAtcatattcctttttttttttaaaaaaaaaagtgggatTGGACCAAATCCATATTTAATTTTGTCACTAAAAAAGTGAGATATGATCTTTTTATACATAAAAATAATTGCTAACTAGTCACGTGAAGGTTTCAAACTAAAATGTGGTTGAAAATATAGGTTGAGACtaaattttattgatttgattTTGTAAGAGATGTAAAGttactattttaaaagtgaaaaatgaaaaattttatttggtgaaatgtgagagatgttttaaacaattttcccaaaaaaaagtaGCAACTTGGTAGAAAATTTGCTAAAACTTAAACAGCAACTTCCATTTTCGTTCTTTAAAAAACTAGTGAGACGGCCTGCGCGTTGCGCAGGAGTGCTAATATTTCCCATGTTAAGTTGCTTAATTTTTAGCCGTTATATATTTCTTATACTGCAGAGagttatataattattataagtCTGACTTGAATTATAAAATAATAGTGCGGTAAATTGGTTAGGTGAATATAGTGTTAATAGTTTGTGAAGTATGgaggatattttgaaatataatGGTTAATAAAGTACTATAATTGAGACAATGTAGTGTCGACATTTTGTGTGGTATGATTTGTATAAATTATGTGGTTTGGGTGAGGTAATTATAAAGATACCCATCTATATTTATGTATATCTATATTACTCACTAAGTTTCATAAATATGggtctatttccttttttttttgcacaaattaaaacatttaatcaATATAATCATaacaattatttttctttcatatttttgtaaaatgcCGCTCACTAATATTAGATCATTAATCCACATTAAGATCCATGTATTATTATACATTGTTTTTGAAATTTACagtactttaatttttttaatgtaagaaacaatttaattaatgtTGCATGTTTGACtaaaagaataataaaaaaatagcatACAACATTGCTTTTCAATTTAGAGCAATTTTGAGCCATTAGGAAAAATGAATATgctaaaaattttataataattatatacatacattaaatatggatatttatttaacaatataaaagtgagaGTTGCCCTATAAACAGTGTTTTTTTGTCGAGCGGTTATCCTGCAATTGTTATTAGATATCCAAGCTATTAGTAAATAACAAActaattattcttttttatagaatgaaaagaataagaataaaaacaaaGGCATTAAAAATTTGTAATAATTATATAGAGTAAATATGGATATATAGACTAATATATCTTTATAATTGTATGTTTTAAAAAGTAGTAGGATTAGAAACCATTTTTAGTCCAAACCCTTGACACGTTAACCGATTTTGGTTATTTGTGATAATAATGTTggacttctctctctctctctcttttttttttctttttccgctGTTCAATTTTTAGGAATCGTGCAGTCAAAAGCTACTCCTAAACATGCTAAACAACCACTGCATTTAACAATTTTACAGAAcactattttatttcatttttttgcaaTATatgcattcattttttttgcaaaCAATTTTATTTCATGTCACAGtaataaaattcattttttaaagcCACTAATGccaataataatttattaattatttcCTCAATAATTGTGTCTTTACAGAACACTTaacaattttatttcattttaagccaacaataatttattaattgtttccTCAATAATTGTGCATTTACAGAATACTTCATAAGCAAATAATTAAccacaaaattaattttctacTAAAATTACAAGACtaacttttaaattttgtttaaaaagtaaaaaatatcaCTAAATTCAACATTCCAACTTAAAGAGCCTAAATAAAAAGGTATATAATAACATTAAATCACATAAATATATTGATTGTATAGTTAGATGTGAAGAATGTAGGCAACAAAGAATATAAAAGGCATATGATATTtagtaaaataaaagaatataaataagcatgaataaaagtaaaaatgggaaaaatttaACAAGCATCATGATTAAGAGGAAGGAAAATGTGGAAATTCtgggtcaatccttacggggtCCGATTAATCTCCTGCGGCCCAGGCCCGGCGTCCCAACCCGACCCTAGTACGATAAGTGCGCGGAGGAATCCAGCAGAGCAGAGACTCGAACTCGGAACCTTGCGGTCACCATTGAGAGGTGCTACCACTGTACCATTCACGCGGGCACAAAACAGTAGATTACTCAAAGTCAAAATGGCAATTTTCCAACGAAGAAGAGGCGGGTTTCAAAGAAACATGTAGAAACAAAAAGTGAGGCATCCACAAAAGTGAACAATGAGTCAACAAAAAATAGGGTCAGAAGACAACAAAATTACCAAACAATCAAGCAATTATAGCATGCAGCTTGAACGAAGGAAAAAAGGGATGGCATAACTGTAAAATAAGACAAACCCTAAGGCTAAACTAATACTCAAGAATAGCTAAGATGGCCTGTCTCTGCGGATCACAATAGGCAAAAATGATGCAAACAAAGAGgaacaaaaacaaataaattacaaagAGACCGCACAACTATAACATGCGTCTTTCGGTCTCCTGAGTAAGGCAGAAACCGGAAATGGCATTAGCAAAAAATGAAGGACTACTAAGGCTAATTCTAATGACATAAGGAACTGCCAAAGACTGATGCAAATGGAGTTGCCGAAAAGCCGACAAAACCAACAAATACAAAAGccatcaaagttgctgaaaattacGTGATAACCGCTCGACCAAAATGGCACTGTTCATTCTCCAACTCCCGCTTTTATATAGTTAGATAGATGTTGCTATAGGTCCCATACACTTTTGGATTAATCACATCAAAAGACAATTTCTTGTGGCAGATCCTTCTATTTCTTTCATTGTTTTCTGATGACTTGGTAAACATCTTCTATTTCTTGGAGTTTCTTTTAGCACGGACTCTATCCCAAAACCGTTTCTCCAACTTCACTCGTCACCACTTTCCATTTCACCACGGCAATCTTCATTAGTTCCTTACCACCAATTCAGCACAGAAGCAGAAGAGCTAGAGAAGCTTCATCAAGTTCTGGACTGATTTGTGACCACGAAATCATTTGAAATAAACTTGTTCTGCGTGCTACTGTAAGTTTCAGTTTTGTTCGACCTAACTTCCAATTTTTGCAGATTCATTGCGTTTTGTTAAAATTTGGGTCATGTGGTCATTACAATTACtatgctttttcttttatttttatcttgttGAGATCAGCTATCACTACAACAGTCTGAGTATACTTCTATATCTTTCCATTTATGAATTCTCTCTGGAGAGATAAGATTTGTCTAACTTGATATGAAACTTTGAGGTTTATTTactcaaaaactatttttttgggtcaattttcaTGCTCATCTTTGACTATGTGCTTGGTAGCTCTTgctatttgtatttactttgtTGAATGAGGGATTTGCAACTTTCAACCCAAAGTTTAAGTTGTTGTTCAAAATGGTCCCTTTTGTGCACTGGTCCCTTTTGTTTTGCACAAAATAAATTCTATCCCATATGTTCGGAAAATGAATCAATTTGGTTATTTGTAATTTGAACATAACTAATTGGGTCCAAACCTTGACAACTTCAACTATTGTAGGACAAATTAAAGAGATATAGATAAGACCTCTAGAGGCTGTTCGAATGCCTTTTATAAACACTTGATCGACTATCGCCTCAGCATGATATgtatattttttcttctttttgatacaaaaagaaaatttatcgATACTAGCCGCAatctgttaaaaaaaataaagaaaatattcaaaacttaacaACAAAACTACCTGAACTCGCTGTAGTTACATCACTTAAACAAATGCAAGTatgagattttttatttttatttttaccaaTAGCACctcaaaatcaattttttttttattttgtcaaacAATAGGAATCCCATACTAGAATAATTGTGGAGTTAATTTCAGATATGTGAGGTCATTGGTTGTCTTGGATTCTTATCGTAAACTGAATGGTACAAGCATTTCTAGTAGTCTTTGGCTGCTTTCACACAAATGCTCTGCCACGCAAATGGAGAGTCTCACAAAGGTTTATGATACTTTCACATTCTTTTGAACATTTTAAACACTCTGTAATAATTTAGATCAAACATgtataaatttgacaaaatacATAATAAAAGTGTGCAAGGAGTTTTCTGAAATGCACACATTTGGATACAACACTGTttcaattattatttttctgggataataaacatattttccaaaatattcttctatagttttaattacttttttatttcacatacatacattaaaaaagtgttataataattatttaaaatactgTTTCAAATGATACCATATCCAAACATTACACATCCTTTATTTTACTTCTAGCCAAAagtttgctaaaagaaattagagcaactttcttttctttttcttgaaagAGTGGTACTACTATAGGTTTCATAGCGCAATGAATCTTCTGTCCCACaaaacaaaatataatatttatgaagaaaaaataataatataataaaaaaaagagatagaGTGTGGCATAAAGAATGTGATAGAAGATCGTTGTGGTTCTACAATCATTTTTAATTAATCGCCTCACAGGACAATTTCTTGTCAGTTTGTCCTTCCCTTGATCACCACCAAAGGGAAGCAATATTGGTTAATTTCCTTACCAACCAccattgctttttctttttctttttcttttttattttgcttttgttttgttgGTTTGAAAAATTCGTCCACCAAGTCTATCTTTCCGTCGAGTTGCGTGCTTCATTTTAGATTTTCCTTTCAATGCGAAATGCACTGAACATTTAATAATCTTTGTCGGGGATGTTCATTTacgacatcttttttttttggtccaatAATTCTTTCCTGAGAAAAGTCATTTAATTTTTTCCCTCGATCTTGATCTACTTGAAAACATTCATATGGAACTATTGGCCCACTGATGGCAGCCTCTATGCAGCAAATATACTGACAAACAATAAGCATGAACATCTAATTTAATGTAAAACTAGTCAGTGAAATTATGGGGGAACTTTGGGTAAGACAAGAAACTCATGCATAATAAAATCTAAAGAAAGAATTAAAGGAGGAAATCTActcttccttttccattttttttctcttttcaagtCCATTTTCCATTTAAATATGGACTCAAAGTGATAATCAGTTGCATAGGTACTCATTAGCACAAAAACCTGTCAATCCCCAAGTTGGACATGTATTAACAACTTTagctattagttttgtttttacTGGATCATTGCAATATACagacacacacatacatacgtACGTACAGTTAATTCGATGATAGCGCATACATTAGAGGGTATAGATGTTGACCAACTAATTTCAATTTGGACTTAAATAATAATTCTTATATATGTGACATAAATTCATGTTTGCTAATTTATACACAAtgagtgtaaaaaaaaaaaaaaatatatatatatatatatatatatatatatatatatatatatatatatttttttttttttttaaaaagaaaaaaaaaaggcttccCCATGAGCATGACTGATCTTCACTTGCTTTCCTTAAACAATCGAAGGAAACTTGATAGTAATAGATGGAGTATTTTCAATAAGAGTTGCATTCTAGTTTCTTTGTTGGTAGAACTTCTGTGTATTCTGTGGAACAATAACGAACTTTGATCATATATTCTACACCAAACCTTCCCCAGCATCAGTCTTCATCACCACAAAGTTGAGGGGCAGGGAAGCTTCATCCAGTACTGACTGCTAAGGCCGATATCATTTGACGGTAAGCTTCACTCATCTTCAATTTGTTTTTCATTAtcaaattttgcaattttgttgaattttagccaaagatgaaattttaTTACGATCATCGATCAAGTTTTACAAGAGGAAAACCTCAATTATATCAAGAACTACTATTGTACTAATACAGTTCTAATCATCTTTAGCATGGTCAGTGGTAAAAAGTTAAAATTCGTATCTGCAATTGATTTACCCCAAATCTGTATCTGGTTTGAACAGTGGTTTTCAAACTCTTGACCCTTAAAATGAACTGAATTTCGATTCACTTCAGAAACTTGTTCTTTGTCTGTTGATATGATGATTTTAATGTATTTGTTATTGGATTTATACATGATTGCAAAGAGTTAAAATAACAACAATAACAATGATGAAAAGTTGGGGAAAAATTACTATTAACAGCGTAGTTCTTATATTTTTCACTAATTCTCCTGTCTTCTATTGTTTCAAAGGTTCTGTGCTGACTATTCTCAATTTTTAAACGTCTAAGCAGGTCTTTAGTCCATTTAATAGGTTTTATACTGAATTTAGAATTCATAAAATATCTATACCaataatgaaaatataaaaatgttCAAAGAAATATGTGAAAGAAAAAAACTTCAATGATTTTTTGTTGGGTtctccattttttctttcctgaAAGTTCGTTTTTCATTTTAATAGAGGCTCGAAATTCTATCCTATGCGTATGTATTAACTGGCAAACAACTATGGCTGCCAATTCCTTTTTTTACTAATtcattataattaaaaaaaaaaaaaggatcctGCGCAGCAAGAACTAAAGCCACACCCAGTGAACTGATTCATGTTCTCTATTTCAGCTTGGCTTTCTCAAACAAAATTAACTATTCTCAGTGATTGCAGGTTTCTTTCTCTCGTTGGTTCCCTTGTGCAAGTTTCTTTCACTTTACCTCCGCCTGGAGATATGGCTGCTGCCTTAGTGGGAGGCTCACTCCTTTCCGCTTTCCTTCAAGTGCTATTTGATAGGATGGCTAGACCAGAATTCCTGAATTTGTTTCGTAATAGAAAGGCTGATGATGATCTcctcaagaagctcaagacgaGCTTACTGACTGTTGGAGCGGTGCTTGATGATGCAGAGAACAAGGAAATACGGAACCAATCGGTCAAGAAATGGCTTGAAGAGCTTCATGATACATTTTATCAAGCAGAGGATCTACTGGACAAAATCAACACTGAAGCTCTGCGACTTAAGGTAGAAAGCGAGTACCAAAGCTCAACCAGCAGATTATGCCTTGAAAGGATTCTGCCTTGTACATCTTCAGGTAATAGATTCCTTAAGAGGATTATGCCTGAGATTGAAACGATAGTGGTGAGCCTGGAGGGATGTATACAACAAATTACCCCCTTGGGTTTGCAAGTTGTTCAATCCAGAATACAATCACAGCAACGATTCGAAACACCTTTGGTTGATGAGACTACTATTTTTGGGAGAGATGCTGATAAAGAGAAGATAATTCAAATGTTGCTTTCTGAGGATGCAAATAGAGACAATATCACTGTAGTTCCAATAGTTGGAATGGGTGGGCTTGGTAAGACCACTTTAGCTCGAATGGTTTACAAAGATTTGAGGGTGGAAGTGAGTTTTCCCACTAGGGCATGGGTCTGTGTATCAGAAGAATATGATGCTACTAGGATAACAAAGGAACTCCTAAGGGAActcaatatttcttttcatgaCGGCGAGAAATTGTTTTCCCTTCAAGGAAAGCTACAAGATGGCCTAACCGATAAAAAGTTTCTTCTTGTTCTAGATGATGTTTGGAATAGTAGCTACACTGATTGGGATTATTTAAGGACCCCTTTCAAAGGTGGATTACAAGGAAGTAAGATCATTGTTACAACACGAGATCTCCGTGTTGCAAGGACGATGGGTAAAAAAGAATCAATTCACCATTTGGATTTGATATCAACTGAAGATTGTTGGTCTCTATTCCAAACACATGCATTTGAAATCAGAAATGACAATCACAATCCAGAACTTGAAGAAATCGGAAAGAAAATTGTGAAGAAGTGTGGAGGGTTGCCTTTGGCTGTAAAAACAATTGCAGGTATTTTGCGTTCCAAAACCACCAGTGAAGAGTGGGAAGAGATTTCTACAAGTGAAGAGTGGACTCAAATTGATAATCAAAATGGACCTATACCAGCCTTGAGATTAAGCTACATTCACCTTCCTTCCGGTCTTAAAAGGTGCTTTGCTTATTGTGCTATGTTCCACAAAGATTACCAGTTTAGAAAAGAGGAAATAATTCAGTTATGGCAAGCTAATGatcttttagagtactttgaagaaaataaaacaattgAAAACAAGGGTGAGAAGTGCTTTAATGATCTGAGAATGAGATTATTGTTTCAGCAGTCAACTGAAAATCTTTTTACCATGCATGACCTTGTCAATGATTTGGCTAGGTTTGTTTTCGGAAAATATTGTCTTAGGTTGGAAGATCATCAGGAGGAAGATGCTCCAATATCTAGAGTAAGAAACTTTTCATACCATCCTAGTTACTATGacacatttcatacattttatCTCTTGAGGGATTCCAAGAATCTAAGAACATTTTTACCATTGAGAAGGGGTCAATTTTCTGATATTAGTTGTAAACTAAGCAACAAATTCTTGGAGGATACCTTGCCCGAGTTCATTTCTTTGAGGGTTCTATCTTTGCCCAATTATGATAACATCGTTAAGTTACCAGACTCATATATTCGTTTGAAACAACTTCGGTTTCTGGATCTTTCTTCTACAAACATAGAAAAGCTACAGGATTGGATATGTACCTTGTATAATCTTCAAACCCTATTGTT containing:
- the LOC113727186 gene encoding putative disease resistance RPP13-like protein 1, with the protein product MAAALVGGSLLSAFLQVLFDRMARPEFLNLFRNRKADDDLLKKLKTSLLTVGAVLDDAENKEIRNQSVKKWLEELHDTFYQAEDLLDKINTEALRLKVESEYQSSTSRLCLERILPCTSSGNRFLKRIMPEIETIVVSLEGCIQQITPLGLQVVQSRIQSQQRFETPLVDETTIFGRDADKEKIIQMLLSEDANRDNITVVPIVGMGGLGKTTLARMVYKDLRVEVSFPTRAWVCVSEEYDATRITKELLRELNISFHDGEKLFSLQGKLQDGLTDKKFLLVLDDVWNSSYTDWDYLRTPFKGGLQGSKIIVTTRDLRVARTMGKKESIHHLDLISTEDCWSLFQTHAFEIRNDNHNPELEEIGKKIVKKCGGLPLAVKTIAGILRSKTTSEEWEEISTSEEWTQIDNQNGPIPALRLSYIHLPSGLKRCFAYCAMFHKDYQFRKEEIIQLWQANDLLEYFEENKTIENKGEKCFNDLRMRLLFQQSTENLFTMHDLVNDLARFVFGKYCLRLEDHQEEDAPISRVRNFSYHPSYYDTFHTFYLLRDSKNLRTFLPLRRGQFSDISCKLSNKFLEDTLPEFISLRVLSLPNYDNIVKLPDSYIRLKQLRFLDLSSTNIEKLQDWICTLYNLQTLLLSNCNKLKELPANLAKLINLCYLDISGIQLKKMAPQMGRLRKLQVLTTFIVGKDSDSTIEELGKLPMLRGRLLISGLENVSSGRDASMANIKGKKHLEELILKWNEDNYLQAVEDVLDNLQPDSRIKRLNITRYCGATFPNWLGSPTLSHLESLSLSGCEYCFFLPALGQLKSLQSLEIVQMSCILALTEEFYGDISATRPFPSLKKLRIEKMPEWEKWHIPQCDVFCSLEELCIIDCPKLIGEFPKQLSSLRRLEISGCDKLVIQNGRLNIFKGDIQLSSLHELKISHLKDLKLLSPELCKLTSLEELEIQDCGSLLPFPVNYLPASLKSLECYRCDKFDLKSQSWQGRNLELLTLHHCQSLKVVLLGSFPMLKRLSINHCKGIEMLLVPPCGIGDQSSLTSLQSLMPFPEGGLPAPNVTGISLSFCEKLKALPERMESLLPSLLHLNLFSCPELECFPKGGLPSSLQSLDISNCKKVMSCRREWGLEKLPSLINLSIGGTDEIELFPEKDWLLPSNLKTLLLMDHKNLKMLNYSGLRHLTSLQLLYIRNCTRLQSLPEEGLPAFLTNLEIRACPLLKPRLEWEKGQDWPKVAHISCVIVDLKLVP